The Coffea arabica cultivar ET-39 chromosome 8e, Coffea Arabica ET-39 HiFi, whole genome shotgun sequence genome window below encodes:
- the LOC113704837 gene encoding uncharacterized protein: protein MRSIQLAENQFHGEISQEFGRLFRLRVFNLSSNAIGRKIPANLSYCAEMIVIDLTSNKLEGKIPIDQLSNLKKLKGIGFSKNNLTGEIPSSIGNLSSSLIGLSLGFNNLEGSLPLEMGFLKRLVQLFLAENKLSGIIPASIFNSSAITFFSVAGNSFHGNLPTNIGLTLPNLEALAVAGNNFSGNFPTSITNASGLEVLDLSENKFAGQVPANLGDLTNLQFLNLEENLFGGNSTGDLDFIASLTNCSDLSAFSLSYNNFGGNIPKVMANLSNQLTALDLGGNQLSGTIPQGFGNFVNLIQLGLEENYLSGVIPRDFCKLQNLQFLSLDHNDLSGQIVSTLCNATTLYYLDLSFNQFEGGNIFDNVLMSCQNLQYLDISQNNFSGIISPHFLETHSSLIAMVLSENSFTGSLPPEVGKLVHLVNFSVSHNQFAGDIPISLADCSDLENLYMEANFFQGPIPPNLASWKSIQQLDLSSNNLTGPIPRELEKLQFLSYLNLSYNDIEGEIPNTGIFSNASQISLTGNKKLCGGIEELEFPPCPVIKGKNRGKLKVVILLSIVLPATLLVLGALLLYSLVHRKRERRMVAGFSSMPTRVNKLLRISYHELHRATSGFSPENLIGSGNFGAVYKGRLEKYGNKLVAVKVLDLQKNGALKSFKAECKALRNIRHRNLVSIMSYCSSIDSKSDEFKALVYEFMEKGNLDLWLHPSETTDQARSSRSLNLLQKLNIAIDVASALQYLHDHCEAEIVHCDLKPSNILLDNDLVAHVGDFGLARLLPKPVNTSSEQRTSSTVAIKGAIGYAAPEYGMGLAASTQGDVYSYGILLLEMITGRRPTDDIFVGDLDLHNYVNGVLHERVSEIVDPLLFLEGDENRNMTPGGKNSNGGKEMECIISLLKIGLKCSARLPNDRMHMNEVVRKLHLIKDVFLGVRVHQENLEA from the exons ATGAGGTCCATCCAACTTGCGGAGAATCAATTCCACGGCGAGATTTCCCAAGAATTCGGTCGCCTCTTCAGGCTGAGAGTCTTTAACCTGTCAAGTAACGCAATCGGTAGAAAGATCCCAGCAAACCTGAGCTACTGCGCAGAGATGATAGTTATTGACCTAACCAGTAACAAGCTAGAAGGGAAGATTCCAATTGATCAGCTAagcaatttgaagaagcttaaaGGAATAGGTTTTAGCAAAAACAATTTGACGGGAGAGATTCCCTCTTCCATTGGGAACTTATCATCATCATTGATCGGACTCAGCCTTGGCTTCAACAATCTGGAGGGAAGTTTGCCTCTAGAGATGGGGTTCTTGAAAAGGTTGGTTCAATTATTTCTTGCAGAAAATAAACTCTCTGGTATAATCCCTGCCTCCATCTTTAATAGTTCAGCCATTACTTTCTTTTCAGTGGCCGGCAATTCCTTTCATGGCAATCTCCCAACCAACATAGGTCTCACCCTACCAAATCTGGAAGCATTAGCTGTTGCGGGAAACAATTTCTCTGGAAACTTTCCCACTTCAATCACCAATGCTTCTGGGCTTGAGGTACTTGATCTTTCCGAGAATAAGTTCGCAGGCCAAGTTCCAGCTAATTTAGGAGATCTGACaaatcttcaatttttaaatcttGAAGAAAACCTCTTCGGCGGTAATTCAACTGGAGACTTAGATTTTATTGCATCATTGACCAACTGCAGTGATCTAAGCGCTTTTTCATTGAGTTACAATAATTTTGGAGGCAATATACCTAAAGTCATGGCCAATCTCTCAAATCAACTCACTGCATTGGACTTGGGAGGAAACCAACTGTCAGGAACCATTCCACAAGGATTTGGAAACTTTGTCAACCTAATTCAACTTGGCCTTGAAGAAAACTATCTCTCAGGAGTCATTCCAAGAGATTTTTGCAAATTACAAAATTTGCAATTTCTAAGTCTAGACCATAATGACTTGTCAGGACAGATAGTCTCTACCCTATGCAACGCCACCACTCTATACtatctggacttatcatttaaCCAGTTTGAAGGGGGCAATATATTTGACAATGTTCTTATGAGCTGTCAAAATTTGCAATATCTGGATATATCTCAAAACAACTTCAGTGGAATTATATCACCACATTTTCTGGAGACGCACTCATCACTGATTGCTATGGTATTAAGTGAAAATTCTTTCACTGGTTCTCTGCCTCCTGAAGTTGGAAAGCTTGTACATTTGGTGAATTTCTCGGTTTCCCACAACCAATTTGCTGGCGATATACCCATCTCACTTGCTGATTGTTCAGATCTGGAGAATCTTTATATGGAAGCCAATTTTTTCCAAGGACCAATTCCACCAAATTTGGCTTCTTGGAAGAGCATCCAGCAATTAGacctttcaagtaataacttgACTGGTCCAATACCCAGAGAACTTGAGAAGCTTCAGTTTTTGAGCTACTTAAATCTTTCCTACAACGACATTGAGGGCGAGATACCAAACACTGGAATTTTCAGTAATGCAAGTCAAATATCATTGACTGGCAACAAAAAACTCTGTGGAGGCATTGAAGAATTGGAGTTCCCACCTTGCCCAGTGATTAAGgggaaaaacagaggaaagcTGAAGGTTGTCATATTGCTGTCCATTGTTTTACCAGCAACGCTTCTGGTTCTCGGTGCATTGTTGTTATATTCCTTGGTACATcggaaaagagaaagaagaatggTGGCAGGATTCTCTAGCATGCCTACAAGAGTCAATAAGCTCTTGCGAATTTCTTACCATGAACTTCATCGTGCAACTTCAGGATTTTCTCCAGAAAACTTAATTGGTTCAGGAAATTTTGGAGCTGTCTACAAAGGAAGGCTAGAAAAATATGGCAACAAGCTTGTAGCAGTGAAAGTTCTTGATCTTCAAAAGAACGGAGCTTTGAAAAGTTTTAAGGCCGAGTGCAAAGCATTGAGAAATATTCGCCATAGAAACCTCGTTTCTATCATGAGTTATTGCTCCAGTATTGATTCCAAGAGTGATGAATTCAAAGCTCTAGTCTATGAGTTCATGGAAAAGGGAAATCTGGACCTGTGGCTGCATCCTTCAGAGACAACTGATCAGGCAAGAAGCTCAAGAAGTCTTAATCTTCTTCAGAAGCTAAATATTGCAATTGATGTAGCTTCAGCATTGCAGTATCTTCACGACCACTGCGAAGCTGAGATTGTTCACTGTGATCTAAAACCAAGTAATATTCTTCTTGACAATGATCTTGTTGCTCATGTGGGTGATTTTGGATTGGCAAGGCTTCTCCCAAAACCCGTCAACACTTCTTCCGAGCAAAGAACCAGCAGTACCGTTGCCATAAAAGGAGCAATCGGTTATGCAGCTCCAG AGTATGGAATGGGTCTTGCGGCATCAACTCAGGGGGATGTCTACAGCTACGGTATTCTTTTGCTAGAGATGATTACAGGAAGGAGGCCAACAGATGATATATTCGTGGGTGACCTTGATCTACATAACTATGTTAATGGGGTTTTGCATGAACGAGTTTCTGAGATCGTGGACCCGTTGCTTTTTCTTGAAGGAGATGAAAACAGAAATATGACTCCTGGAGGGAAAAATAGCAATGGTGGAAAAGAGATGGAGTGCATTATTTCCCTGCTGAAAATTGGACTTAAGTGCTCTGCAAGATTACCAAATGATAGGATGCATATGAATGAAGTTGTCAGAAAATTACATCTCATTAAAGATGTTTTCCTTGGTGTCAGGGTGCATCAAGAAAATCTTGAAGCTTAA